The Pontibacter pudoricolor genome contains a region encoding:
- a CDS encoding nucleotidyltransferase: MKKIKEEKAVVNGKSVATPKEATNGQDIANEFYKKTLTLLKDSPTPYLLGGGYAMFEYTGIVRDMKDLDIFCKPSEYQYHLKYLNDKGYQTEITDARWLAKVFQNGYYIDIIFDTVNNICTVDDSWYEYAVKGKVFGIPVKFLAPEELIWCKIYVQNRERYDGADVNHLFLRYGKKLDWKRLFSRMDHHWQLLLSQVINFQFVYPADRDIIPKWLFDELMQRAMHQYELPASVEKVCRGPIIDQTQYKTDITEWEYKVVTIKTI, encoded by the coding sequence ATGAAAAAAATAAAAGAAGAGAAAGCGGTGGTAAACGGCAAAAGCGTAGCTACGCCTAAAGAAGCTACAAATGGCCAGGATATCGCCAACGAATTTTATAAGAAAACCCTCACGCTCCTGAAAGATAGCCCGACGCCTTATTTGTTAGGAGGTGGCTACGCTATGTTCGAATACACCGGCATTGTGCGCGACATGAAAGACCTGGACATTTTCTGTAAACCAAGCGAATACCAGTACCACTTAAAATACCTAAACGACAAAGGCTACCAGACCGAGATTACGGATGCCCGCTGGCTGGCCAAAGTGTTCCAGAATGGCTATTACATCGACATCATCTTTGATACGGTAAACAACATCTGCACCGTAGATGACAGCTGGTACGAGTATGCAGTGAAAGGTAAAGTGTTTGGGATACCTGTAAAGTTCCTGGCGCCGGAAGAGTTGATCTGGTGCAAGATTTATGTGCAGAACCGCGAGCGGTACGATGGTGCCGACGTGAACCACCTGTTTCTGCGTTACGGTAAAAAGCTCGACTGGAAACGCCTGTTCAGCCGCATGGACCACCACTGGCAACTGCTCCTGAGCCAGGTCATCAACTTCCAGTTTGTTTACCCCGCCGACCGCGACATCATTCCTAAATGGCTTTTTGATGAGCTGATGCAGCGCGCAATGCATCAGTATGAACTGCCGGCATCGGTTGAGAAAGTTTGCCGCGGCCCGATTATAGACCAGACCCAGTACAAAACCGATATTACGGAATGGGAGTACAAGGTGGTAACTATAAAAACCATTTAG
- a CDS encoding Ppx/GppA phosphatase family protein → MKLAAIDIGSNAVRCQISSALQQDASVIFKRIEYIRYAIRFGEDVFNSGYISDVKIDKFVKLLHAFQLLLDVHDVDHYMICATSAMRNSQNAPEILQLIEERLGMKIDVIDGVAEAELINKVIVNFLDERNYLHIDVGGGSTEFNIYVNRQKVASQSFEQGSIRHMHGNDSVELWNMMRHWIEENARKYQLSRAIGTGGNINKIYDMAGKITGKPIFRKQIEEVVAIVSGMSMEDRVNKLLLNPDRADVILPAAEIYLSAMRWAKLESMMVPNVGLKDGMIHSLYEQFHPERFVISGIN, encoded by the coding sequence TTGAAATTAGCCGCCATCGATATAGGCTCCAACGCCGTAAGGTGCCAGATCTCAAGTGCCCTTCAGCAGGATGCCAGTGTAATTTTTAAACGGATAGAATACATCCGCTACGCCATCCGCTTCGGAGAAGATGTGTTTAATTCAGGCTATATCAGCGACGTTAAGATAGATAAGTTTGTAAAGTTACTCCACGCTTTCCAGCTGCTTCTGGATGTACACGATGTGGATCATTATATGATCTGCGCTACCTCTGCCATGCGAAACTCTCAGAATGCACCTGAAATTCTGCAGTTGATAGAAGAACGGCTGGGCATGAAAATAGATGTAATTGACGGTGTAGCCGAAGCAGAGTTGATAAACAAAGTGATTGTGAATTTCCTGGATGAGCGTAACTACCTGCATATTGACGTAGGTGGCGGCAGCACGGAATTCAACATTTATGTAAACCGCCAGAAAGTAGCTTCCCAATCATTCGAGCAGGGCTCTATCCGCCACATGCACGGCAACGATTCTGTAGAACTATGGAATATGATGCGCCACTGGATAGAAGAGAACGCCCGTAAATACCAGCTTTCCCGGGCTATTGGCACAGGTGGCAACATAAATAAGATCTATGATATGGCCGGCAAGATAACCGGTAAGCCCATCTTCCGGAAGCAGATCGAAGAGGTAGTAGCTATAGTTTCGGGAATGAGCATGGAAGATCGTGTGAATAAGCTGCTCCTGAACCCGGACCGCGCCGATGTAATTCTGCCTGCCGCCGAAATATATTTATCTGCTATGCGCTGGGCTAAACTGGAGAGTATGATGGTTCCGAATGTTGGTTTAAAAGACGGTATGATTCACTCGCTTTACGAGCAGTTTCATCCGGAACGGTTTGTTATTAGCGGGATTAATTAA
- the fabF gene encoding beta-ketoacyl-ACP synthase II: protein MELKRVVVTGLGALTPLGNTVAEYWDGLTNGVSGAAPITRFDASKFKTQFACEIKGYDPEKYFDRKEARKMDLFTQFALVVAEEAVQDANLTEGNYDPDRVGVIWGSGIGGLRTFQEECVNFAHGDGTPRFNPFFIPKMIADISAGQISIKYGFRGPNFVTVSACASATNAILDAFNYIRLGIADIIVSGGSEAAVTEAGIGGFNALKALSERNDSPETASRPFDKDRDGFVLGEGAGALILEEYEHAKARGAKIYAEILGGGMSADAYHITAPHPEGLGALNVMKNALRDAHIKPEEVDYINVHGTSTPLGDVSEAKAIETVFGEHAYKLNISSTKSMTGHLLGAAGAIEAIASILAIKNGVVPPTINHFTDDESFNPKLNFTFNKAQKREVKVALSNTFGFGGHNTSVIFRELKD, encoded by the coding sequence ATGGAGCTTAAGAGAGTTGTAGTTACTGGGCTAGGCGCACTCACGCCACTTGGTAATACTGTCGCAGAATACTGGGATGGCCTTACTAATGGCGTGAGTGGAGCTGCGCCTATCACACGCTTCGACGCGAGTAAGTTTAAAACACAGTTCGCCTGTGAAATAAAGGGATACGATCCTGAAAAATACTTTGATCGTAAGGAAGCCCGCAAAATGGACTTGTTTACGCAGTTTGCGCTTGTAGTAGCCGAAGAGGCTGTACAAGACGCAAACCTAACAGAAGGCAACTACGATCCTGACAGGGTTGGTGTGATATGGGGTTCCGGAATTGGCGGTCTGCGCACGTTCCAGGAAGAATGCGTGAACTTCGCCCACGGCGATGGCACTCCGCGTTTTAACCCGTTCTTCATACCAAAAATGATCGCTGACATCAGCGCAGGACAAATTTCTATAAAGTACGGCTTCCGTGGGCCAAACTTTGTTACTGTATCAGCCTGTGCTTCTGCTACCAACGCTATTCTTGATGCTTTCAACTATATCCGTCTGGGTATTGCTGATATAATTGTATCAGGTGGTTCGGAAGCAGCGGTTACAGAAGCTGGAATAGGTGGTTTTAATGCCCTGAAAGCCCTTTCAGAGCGCAACGATTCCCCTGAAACTGCATCCCGCCCGTTTGATAAGGACCGTGACGGATTTGTGCTTGGCGAAGGCGCCGGCGCACTTATACTGGAAGAGTATGAGCACGCTAAAGCCCGCGGAGCAAAGATTTATGCGGAAATATTAGGTGGTGGTATGTCTGCGGATGCTTACCACATTACAGCACCACACCCGGAAGGGCTTGGCGCACTTAATGTAATGAAGAATGCATTACGCGATGCACACATCAAACCTGAAGAGGTAGACTACATCAACGTACATGGTACTTCTACACCGCTTGGCGACGTTAGCGAAGCCAAAGCAATAGAGACTGTGTTCGGGGAGCATGCCTACAAGCTGAACATCAGCTCTACCAAATCCATGACGGGCCACTTACTGGGTGCAGCCGGAGCTATAGAGGCCATTGCTTCTATTCTGGCCATCAAAAATGGCGTGGTTCCGCCAACCATCAACCACTTTACAGACGATGAAAGCTTTAATCCGAAGTTGAACTTTACGTTTAACAAGGCACAGAAGCGCGAGGTAAAAGTAGCGTTGAGCAATACATTTGGATTTGGTGGTCATAACACATCTGTAATTTTCAGAGAACTGAAAGATTAG
- a CDS encoding murein L,D-transpeptidase catalytic domain family protein produces the protein MDKKKQRWHAKKRKVAKRLFPLFAPLIFSPMAAPISSSAAKTKTKKTTKETVSNYKIMQFDQVAYSLYNEMGLGQTGLKYEVFSKALTGYYNMKHEGRLSGKPVLTMVDFTKSSTQKRLWVVDVEKKELLHHTYVAHGRNSGEEFAENFSNDNKSYMSSIGFYVTQNTYHGKHGLSLKLEGVDEGFNTNALERCIVIHGAEYASPKFIDQAGRLGRSLGCPALPMEEHEDIINTVVGETAMYVHAKSDDYTSHYLDHATAMAEIVNENPNNTLPPNTDVSS, from the coding sequence ATGGATAAGAAAAAACAACGGTGGCATGCGAAGAAGCGAAAAGTAGCAAAAAGACTTTTTCCGCTGTTTGCGCCACTTATATTTTCGCCGATGGCTGCGCCGATAAGCAGCAGTGCAGCTAAAACCAAGACCAAAAAAACCACTAAAGAAACCGTATCAAACTATAAAATTATGCAGTTCGACCAGGTGGCTTACAGTCTTTATAACGAGATGGGACTTGGGCAAACCGGGCTGAAGTATGAAGTTTTTTCGAAGGCGCTTACCGGGTATTATAACATGAAGCACGAAGGCAGGTTATCTGGCAAGCCGGTTTTAACTATGGTCGATTTTACAAAGTCATCAACGCAAAAAAGGCTTTGGGTAGTAGATGTAGAAAAAAAAGAACTACTGCATCATACCTATGTGGCGCATGGCCGCAATTCAGGAGAGGAGTTTGCTGAGAATTTCTCGAATGATAATAAGTCCTATATGAGTAGCATCGGCTTTTATGTAACCCAAAATACATACCATGGCAAACATGGGCTTTCGCTTAAATTAGAAGGCGTAGACGAAGGTTTTAACACGAATGCCCTGGAGCGCTGCATTGTAATACATGGTGCCGAATATGCAAGCCCAAAATTTATAGATCAGGCGGGCAGGCTTGGCAGAAGTTTAGGTTGCCCGGCGCTGCCAATGGAAGAGCACGAAGATATTATTAACACGGTAGTGGGCGAGACAGCTATGTACGTGCATGCTAAGAGCGATGATTATACGTCGCATTACCTGGACCACGCCACTGCTATGGCTGAGATTGTTAACGAAAATCCGAATAATACTTTGCCGCCTAATACGGATGTTTCCAGTTAA
- the rnc gene encoding ribonuclease III: protein MFGPIKPVRRFYQRVFTKDRELVRAIAGIIGNTPDNIRLYKLALTHTSFARQAASSKHDTNERLEFLGDAVLGAVVAELLFRKFPYEDEGFLTEIRSRIVNRESLNHIALKIGLNLLVKVEAGSNRHKSVNGNALEALVGAIYLDKGYNMTRQFILGKLIKPHIDLHQLVNTTANFKSKLIEWAQSQNMEIRFENIKKKQQGNTTEFTTEVYIGDKPVATGIGLSKKKADQAAAEKSLELLKIN from the coding sequence GTGTTTGGACCTATTAAACCGGTTAGGCGCTTCTACCAGAGAGTTTTTACCAAAGACAGAGAGCTAGTACGCGCCATTGCCGGTATTATTGGAAATACACCCGATAATATCAGGCTGTATAAACTTGCCCTTACTCATACGTCGTTTGCACGGCAGGCTGCCAGCAGCAAGCACGACACAAACGAACGACTGGAGTTTTTGGGAGATGCCGTATTAGGTGCTGTAGTTGCCGAGCTGCTTTTCAGGAAGTTTCCGTACGAAGACGAAGGTTTTCTGACGGAGATACGCTCGCGCATAGTTAACCGCGAGTCGCTGAACCATATTGCCTTAAAGATTGGCCTTAACCTGCTTGTAAAAGTAGAGGCGGGGTCTAACAGGCACAAATCAGTGAACGGTAATGCCCTGGAGGCGCTTGTAGGTGCCATTTACCTGGATAAAGGGTATAACATGACGCGGCAGTTCATTTTGGGCAAACTCATAAAGCCACACATTGACCTGCACCAGCTTGTAAACACTACAGCTAACTTTAAAAGTAAACTGATCGAATGGGCGCAAAGCCAGAACATGGAGATCCGTTTCGAGAACATCAAGAAAAAGCAGCAGGGTAACACTACAGAATTTACAACCGAAGTATATATCGGCGACAAACCCGTTGCCACTGGTATAGGCCTATCCAAAAAGAAAGCCGATCAGGCAGCAGCTGAAAAATCGCTGGAGCTGCTCAAGATCAATTAA
- a CDS encoding IPExxxVDY family protein: MKTFYLDNEYEYDFDLYGLVSSGKDYTMAWWLNKLFEMRLTRQKDLCFTLPGREQLLISNYEFVTDHSVIRLLRNKALGTNTLRKPYLLPDMKEYDYVLQITGSMPKRYTQGLLNTLLLIPLVEYVKQFDPLSLKFKENLIF, from the coding sequence ATGAAAACTTTTTACCTCGATAATGAATACGAATACGATTTTGACCTCTATGGGTTAGTTTCGTCGGGGAAAGACTATACCATGGCGTGGTGGCTGAACAAACTTTTTGAGATGCGCCTGACCAGGCAAAAAGATTTATGTTTTACTTTACCGGGCCGCGAACAACTTCTGATCTCTAACTATGAATTTGTAACCGACCATAGTGTTATCCGGTTGTTGCGCAACAAGGCCTTAGGCACAAATACGCTGCGCAAGCCATACCTCCTGCCAGATATGAAGGAATATGATTATGTGCTGCAGATAACGGGGTCGATGCCGAAACGGTACACACAAGGCCTGTTAAACACACTGCTACTGATACCGTTAGTAGAGTATGTTAAACAATTCGATCCACTATCACTTAAGTTTAAAGAGAATCTGATTTTTTAA
- a CDS encoding thioredoxin family protein, with amino-acid sequence MAYATSEIALGTLAPDFALLDTVSGRLFSLRDVAGSKATVILFTCNHCPYVLHILDKVVEVAKEYQQKGVGFVAISANDATIQPQDGPDEMRALAQERGFTFPYLYDQTQQVARTYQAVCTPEFFVFDANKRLAYHGQFDSSRPKSYILVTGQDLTRALDALLQGQQPSQEQHPAVGCGINWKHPY; translated from the coding sequence ATGGCTTACGCAACTTCTGAAATTGCTTTAGGTACCCTGGCACCCGACTTCGCATTACTCGACACTGTTTCCGGCAGATTGTTTTCGCTACGCGATGTAGCAGGCAGCAAGGCAACTGTTATATTATTTACCTGTAACCATTGCCCGTATGTGCTGCACATCCTGGATAAGGTAGTGGAAGTCGCAAAAGAATACCAACAGAAAGGAGTAGGCTTTGTAGCCATCAGCGCCAACGATGCAACTATACAGCCACAGGACGGGCCAGATGAAATGAGAGCCCTGGCTCAGGAACGCGGCTTTACGTTTCCGTATCTTTACGACCAGACGCAACAGGTGGCACGTACCTACCAGGCAGTTTGTACACCCGAGTTTTTTGTGTTTGATGCCAACAAACGCTTAGCCTACCACGGTCAGTTCGATAGTTCCCGGCCAAAATCGTATATACTGGTTACAGGCCAGGATCTGACACGTGCCTTAGATGCATTACTACAAGGCCAGCAGCCGTCACAGGAACAACACCCAGCGGTGGGTTGCGGCATTAACTGGAAACATCCGTATTAG
- a CDS encoding acyl carrier protein yields the protein MSEIAEKVKAIIIDKLGVEESEVTPEASFTNDLGADSLDTVELIMEFEKEFNVSIPDDQAENIATVGQAVSYLEEHAK from the coding sequence ATGTCAGAAATCGCAGAAAAAGTAAAAGCTATCATCATTGATAAGCTTGGCGTGGAAGAGTCAGAGGTTACTCCTGAGGCTAGCTTCACAAATGACCTTGGCGCAGATTCATTGGATACAGTAGAACTTATCATGGAATTCGAGAAAGAGTTCAACGTATCTATTCCAGATGATCAGGCTGAAAACATTGCCACTGTAGGTCAGGCTGTAAGCTACCTGGAAGAGCACGCTAAATAA
- a CDS encoding DUF4846 domain-containing protein → MKRCLAPLLLTLLTACNSNAEKLQEQPIESVAAHEAKVNPSGKTIAERYPAPSGFTRVKPQSNSFEAYLQNFKLKTHGAVAHYYDGKVKPNDGVYDAVMDIDVGNYDLQQCADAVMRLRAEYLYNQKRYNDIHFNLTNGFTANYSKWQQGYRMNVKGNEVNWVKKAAPATNYSSFRDYLKIVFTYAGTLSLEKEMRAVTIDKIQIGDVFIKGGSPGHAVIVVDMVVNSQTGERLFLLAQSYMPAQEIQILQNPMNPDLSPWYSTNFNGPLLTPEWTFQKHHLKRF, encoded by the coding sequence ATGAAGCGCTGCCTGGCCCCTCTCCTCTTAACTCTACTTACTGCCTGCAACTCCAACGCAGAAAAGCTACAGGAACAGCCTATAGAAAGTGTTGCAGCGCATGAAGCAAAAGTTAATCCGTCTGGTAAAACTATAGCTGAACGATATCCGGCACCAAGTGGCTTTACCCGGGTTAAGCCACAATCAAATTCATTTGAAGCATATCTGCAAAACTTCAAACTTAAAACGCATGGTGCAGTGGCGCATTACTATGATGGTAAAGTAAAACCCAACGACGGAGTGTATGATGCTGTTATGGATATTGACGTTGGCAACTATGACCTGCAGCAGTGCGCCGATGCTGTGATGCGGCTACGTGCAGAGTATTTGTATAACCAGAAACGCTACAACGACATCCACTTCAACTTAACGAACGGTTTTACTGCAAACTATAGTAAGTGGCAGCAAGGTTACCGTATGAACGTAAAGGGAAACGAGGTTAACTGGGTAAAGAAGGCAGCTCCTGCTACAAACTATAGTTCTTTCCGTGATTATCTGAAAATTGTCTTTACCTACGCTGGTACGCTCTCTTTAGAAAAAGAAATGAGGGCTGTAACTATAGATAAAATACAGATCGGCGATGTATTTATAAAAGGCGGCAGCCCCGGTCATGCAGTTATAGTTGTTGATATGGTCGTGAATTCGCAAACCGGTGAAAGGCTCTTCTTACTGGCGCAAAGTTACATGCCCGCTCAGGAAATACAGATACTCCAAAACCCCATGAATCCTGACCTTAGCCCTTGGTACAGCACTAACTTTAACGGCCCGCTCCTCACCCCCGAATGGACTTTTCAGAAGCACCACTTGAAGCGGTTTTAA
- a CDS encoding metallophosphoesterase family protein — protein sequence MDKKKKKIRVAAVGDIHVRDTDKGKWIEFFKDVSANADVLLICGDLTDHGRASEAEILAEELRACSIPVVAVLGNHDFDHNEHEEIRKVLAQTGVNMLDGDMVVLEGVGFAGVKGFGGGFNRAMLAMFGEPMMKQFVQEAVDESLKLDGALSRLETEHPDIPKIAVLHYAPIAATIEGEPEAIYPFLGSSRLAEPLERRQVLAAFHGHAHVGTLEGQTAKGVKVFNVAKPLLQKLDKPLLYYVLEV from the coding sequence ATGGATAAAAAAAAGAAGAAAATCCGTGTGGCTGCCGTAGGCGATATACATGTGCGCGATACAGATAAAGGCAAATGGATTGAGTTTTTCAAGGACGTATCGGCAAATGCAGATGTGCTGCTGATATGCGGTGACCTGACTGACCATGGACGTGCCTCGGAAGCCGAAATATTAGCCGAAGAACTGCGTGCCTGCTCCATACCTGTAGTTGCTGTACTAGGCAATCACGATTTCGACCACAACGAGCATGAGGAGATACGGAAAGTATTGGCGCAAACCGGCGTGAATATGTTGGATGGCGACATGGTGGTATTGGAAGGGGTCGGTTTTGCAGGTGTAAAAGGCTTTGGGGGTGGCTTTAACCGCGCTATGCTGGCCATGTTCGGAGAACCGATGATGAAGCAGTTTGTGCAGGAAGCCGTAGACGAATCGCTGAAGCTGGATGGTGCCTTGTCCAGGTTAGAGACAGAGCACCCGGATATTCCTAAAATTGCAGTTTTGCACTATGCCCCCATTGCAGCAACTATAGAAGGCGAGCCCGAAGCCATTTACCCGTTTCTGGGCTCATCCAGGTTGGCAGAACCATTGGAGCGCCGCCAGGTGCTGGCCGCCTTTCATGGGCATGCACATGTGGGTACCTTGGAAGGGCAGACAGCCAAAGGTGTAAAGGTCTTTAATGTGGCCAAGCCATTGCTGCAGAAGCTGGATAAACCGCTGCTGTATTATGTACTGGAAGTATAA
- a CDS encoding serine hydrolase domain-containing protein, with protein sequence MKVRNHLYLLLLLALFACTDKQSQQTIATTATSQKVYYPGKGDNWETRKPEQVGMDATLLEQAVAWAKTQETTQIQKDFSTQKEIFGEPLGPLPATRANTNGIILKDGYIVAEWGDTKAVDPTYSVAKSFLSTLLGLTLDRGMIQSINDPVAKYVKDGGYSSEHNSKVTWQHHARQTSEWEGELWGKKHDFIGKEAFGRGERKPRELQEPGSFYEYNDVRINRFALSLLRLWEKPLPEVLKNEIMDPIDASETWQWVPYRNSVAEINGKQMPSVSGGTRWGGGLWISARDEARFGYLFLRNGQWKNKQLISEKWVNEATTSRGAVGPDYGYLWWLNTEDKAWPDAPATSYAALGAGQNTVWIDPEHDIVIVWRWHNGNPNELIKRVLAAVK encoded by the coding sequence ATGAAAGTCAGAAACCACCTGTACCTGCTCCTTTTACTTGCTTTGTTTGCATGCACTGACAAGCAAAGTCAGCAAACTATAGCCACAACCGCAACAAGCCAGAAAGTATATTACCCTGGCAAAGGCGATAACTGGGAGACCAGGAAACCCGAACAGGTAGGCATGGACGCTACACTGCTAGAGCAGGCAGTAGCGTGGGCAAAAACACAGGAAACAACCCAGATTCAAAAAGACTTCTCTACACAGAAAGAGATATTCGGGGAACCGTTAGGGCCATTGCCGGCTACCAGAGCAAACACCAATGGCATCATCCTGAAAGATGGCTACATTGTAGCAGAGTGGGGCGATACTAAAGCCGTTGATCCGACTTATAGTGTGGCTAAAAGCTTTCTCTCAACTCTTTTGGGCTTAACTCTGGACCGCGGCATGATCCAAAGTATAAATGACCCGGTGGCAAAGTATGTGAAGGATGGAGGCTATAGTTCGGAACATAACAGCAAGGTAACCTGGCAACACCACGCCCGACAGACCAGCGAGTGGGAAGGAGAGCTATGGGGTAAGAAACATGATTTTATTGGTAAGGAAGCATTTGGCCGTGGAGAGCGCAAGCCACGCGAACTGCAGGAACCGGGCAGCTTTTACGAGTATAACGATGTACGCATTAACCGCTTTGCCTTGTCGTTGCTGCGCCTGTGGGAAAAGCCTTTGCCGGAAGTGCTGAAAAATGAGATAATGGACCCGATAGATGCTTCCGAAACCTGGCAATGGGTACCTTACCGTAATTCTGTAGCTGAGATAAATGGCAAGCAGATGCCATCGGTAAGCGGTGGTACCCGCTGGGGCGGCGGCCTCTGGATAAGTGCCCGCGACGAAGCCCGTTTCGGTTACCTGTTCCTGCGCAACGGCCAATGGAAAAATAAGCAGCTGATCTCAGAAAAGTGGGTGAACGAAGCCACAACCAGCCGCGGTGCAGTAGGACCGGACTATGGCTACCTGTGGTGGCTGAATACCGAAGACAAAGCCTGGCCTGATGCTCCGGCCACGAGCTACGCAGCTTTAGGAGCCGGCCAGAATACCGTTTGGATAGACCCGGAGCATGACATCGTAATAGTTTGGCGCTGGCATAATGGTAACCCGAATGAGCTGATCAAGCGCGTGCTGGCGGCGGTGAAGTAA
- the nadE gene encoding NAD(+) synthase, whose product MKDTRLTLAGAALNQTPLDWDNNLQNIKDAITEAITHNVDILLLPELCITGYGCEDLFLSPWLGEEAFQKLLLVKDWCTDITVCVGVHVWIGTQVYNTACVIKNQEIIGFTAKQFLAKDGIHYEPRWFTEWPANQVGEFELFGQKYKIGDLIYEEQGVKYAFEICEDAWRPNRPAERHMAKGVQLILNPSASHFALSKTDLRYRLVVEASKKYQCTYLYANLLGNEAGKVIYDGEVLIAQNGHLLKRNELLCFKNVDMEVAEVCFGDNPTIAETITYLPPIDENKEVMAALSLGLFDYMRKSHSRGFVLSLSGGADSSLCAVAVAEMVRRGIESLGALAFVAKTQLFPLKDVAYFDTLSEKQVGPELVGRLLTCAYQGTVNSSDDTYNSAKELAASIGAVFYSWTIDEQVKGYTSIIEGALDRPLTWAEDDVTLQNIQARVRAPSIWMLANIKGALLLATSNRSEAAVGYATMDGDTAGSISPIAGIDKAFIRQLLVWCQTDLGYEGLQYVNNLQPSAELRPAKEAQTDEKDLMPYNVLNQIERLAFYDRFAPQEVYDKLLESGVADGETIKGWLTKFYSLWSRNQWKRERYAPAFHLDDYSLDPRSWLRFPILSGGFREELKQLGQE is encoded by the coding sequence ATGAAAGACACCCGACTCACGCTGGCAGGCGCTGCACTCAACCAGACTCCCCTGGACTGGGACAACAACCTGCAGAATATTAAAGACGCCATTACCGAGGCAATAACCCACAACGTTGATATTTTACTGCTACCTGAACTCTGTATTACCGGTTACGGATGCGAAGACCTTTTTCTGAGCCCATGGCTTGGTGAAGAAGCTTTTCAGAAACTATTACTGGTAAAAGACTGGTGCACTGACATTACCGTGTGTGTTGGTGTGCATGTCTGGATCGGGACGCAGGTTTACAACACCGCTTGTGTCATCAAAAACCAGGAAATTATAGGCTTTACGGCCAAGCAGTTTCTGGCTAAGGATGGCATACACTATGAGCCGCGCTGGTTTACAGAGTGGCCAGCCAACCAGGTAGGGGAGTTTGAGCTGTTCGGTCAGAAATATAAAATCGGCGACCTTATCTATGAAGAGCAGGGAGTTAAATATGCCTTCGAGATTTGTGAAGATGCCTGGAGACCGAACCGCCCGGCTGAGCGCCATATGGCTAAAGGAGTACAGCTTATTCTTAACCCTAGCGCAAGTCATTTTGCCCTGAGTAAAACCGACCTTCGTTATAGGTTGGTGGTAGAGGCATCTAAAAAGTACCAGTGTACTTATTTATATGCCAATTTGCTGGGCAACGAAGCCGGTAAAGTAATCTACGATGGTGAAGTACTGATAGCGCAGAACGGCCACCTGCTAAAACGTAACGAGCTGCTTTGCTTTAAAAACGTGGATATGGAAGTGGCTGAGGTCTGTTTTGGCGATAACCCAACTATAGCCGAAACTATAACTTACCTGCCACCTATTGATGAGAACAAGGAAGTGATGGCAGCCCTAAGCCTCGGCTTGTTTGACTATATGCGCAAAAGCCATAGCCGTGGGTTTGTATTATCGCTGAGCGGCGGTGCAGACTCGTCGTTATGTGCGGTGGCGGTGGCCGAGATGGTTCGGCGCGGAATAGAGAGTTTGGGGGCGTTAGCTTTTGTAGCTAAAACGCAACTGTTCCCACTTAAAGATGTGGCCTATTTTGATACGCTTTCTGAAAAACAAGTCGGGCCTGAATTAGTGGGGCGTTTATTGACCTGTGCTTACCAGGGAACTGTCAATTCGTCGGATGATACTTACAACTCAGCAAAAGAACTGGCTGCAAGTATAGGTGCCGTTTTTTATAGCTGGACGATTGATGAGCAAGTAAAAGGCTATACCTCGATAATTGAGGGTGCCCTGGACAGACCGCTCACCTGGGCTGAAGATGACGTAACACTGCAAAATATACAGGCCCGTGTTCGTGCTCCGTCTATCTGGATGCTGGCTAACATAAAAGGAGCACTGTTACTGGCAACCTCTAACCGTAGCGAGGCGGCTGTGGGTTATGCTACGATGGATGGCGACACGGCAGGCAGTATTTCCCCGATTGCAGGGATAGATAAAGCGTTTATCAGGCAGTTATTGGTGTGGTGTCAGACAGATCTGGGCTACGAAGGCTTGCAATATGTAAATAACCTGCAGCCTTCTGCAGAATTGCGTCCGGCTAAAGAGGCACAGACTGATGAAAAGGATCTGATGCCTTACAATGTACTAAACCAGATTGAGCGACTCGCTTTCTACGATCGTTTTGCTCCGCAGGAAGTTTATGATAAACTCTTGGAATCTGGTGTGGCAGACGGTGAAACTATAAAAGGGTGGCTTACCAAGTTCTATAGTTTATGGAGCCGTAACCAATGGAAGCGCGAACGTTATGCTCCTGCTTTCCACCTCGATGACTATAGTCTGGACCCACGGAGCTGGCTTCGTTTCCCGATACTCAGTGGTGGTTTCAGGGAAGAATTAAAGCAGCTTGGACAGGAATAG